A window of Candidatus Methylomirabilota bacterium genomic DNA:
CGTCGTCGGCGTGGACCCGAGCCTCACGATCCTGAAGCTCGCGCGCACGCTCTGCCGCGCGGGGCCGGGCGGGCGAATCACGCTCCGCCACGGGGACGGTGCCAAGCTTCCGTTCGGCGCCGGACGCTTCGACGTCGCGCTCGCGATCACGGTGATCCTGCACGTCGCCGACCCGCTGCGCGTCGTGCAGGAGATGGCGCGCCTGGTGAAGCGCGGCGGCAGCGTCGGCCTTCAAGACCAGGACTTCGGGATGGTCGCCGTCACCCACCCGGATCGCGCGCTGACCGAGCGGATCATGCGTGAGGTCGCCGCGCGCATCTACGAGGAGCCCTACAGCGGCCGCAGGCTCCCGGCGCTCCTCCGCGAGGCGGGGCTCACGCGCGTCCGGCTCCTCACCGACGTGTTCCAGGACACGACGCTCGAGCCCTGGACGAAGACCTTCCTCGAGCGCCGGGCGGAGAGCGCCGTCCGCTTCGGCCTCGTGGACGCGGGGACCGCCCAGAGCTGGCTCGACGGCTTCACGGTGCTCGTCGCGCAGGGCGCGTTCGTGCTGACGATGAACTACTACGGCGCCGTCGGGGTGAAGCCGTGAGGCTGCTCGCCGCGGGTCTGGTACTGCTCGCGGCGGCCGTGGCCGCGCGCGCCGCCGAGCCCGCGAAGGCCGCGGCGCCGCTCGACGGCGCGGCGGCGCTCCGTCACGTCGCGCGGCTCGTCGCCATCGGCCCGCGGCCGGCGGGCTCGCCCGGCGGCGCGAAGGCGCGCGCCTACATCGTGGGCGCGCTCCGGGGCGCCGGCGTCACCGCGCGCGTCGAGCCCTTCGAGACCGACACGCCGCACGGCCGCCTCGCGATGGCCAACGTCGTCGCGGTCCTCCCCGGGCGCCGGCCCGACGTGATCGTGCTCGCCGGCCACTACGACACCAAGTGGTTCCGCGACATCCGCTTCGTCGGCGCCAACGACGGCGGCTCGAGCGCGGCGCTCCTGATCGAGCTGGCGCGCCGGCTCGCCGCGCGCCCGCGCGAGTACACGTACTGGGTCGTGTGGTTCGACGGCGAGGAGGCGCGCGAGACGTGGACCGACGCCGACAGCCTCTACGGCTCGCGCTTCATGGCGCGCGAGCTCGCGCGCAAGGGGACGCTGCCCCGCGCGCTGATCGTGGCCGACATGATCGGCGACCGCGACCTCGGGATCCGCCGCGAGGCCTATTCCACCGAGTGGCTGACCGACCTCATCTGGGCCGCCGCCGCCCGGCGCGGCGAGGGCGCGCACTTCCTGCCGGACGCGCTGGCCGTCGAGGACGACCACGTGCCGTTCCTCCGGCTGGGCGTCCCGTCCGCGCTCGTGATCGACTTCGACTTTCCGCCGTGGCACACGGCCGAGGACACGCTCGACAAGGTGTCGGCGCGGAGCCTCGCGGTCGTCGGCAATGTCCTGCTCGACGCGCTGCCCGCGATCGAGGAGCGGCTCACGCGCTCACCGGGAGGGACCCGCTGATGAAGACCCTCATCGACAACGCCGTGAAGCGCCGCCTCAGGGCCGGCGAGAAGACCTCGGGCGCGTGGCTCTCGCTCTGCAGCCCGATCGCCGCGGAGATCATGGCCGACGCCGGCTTCGACTGGCTCCTGATCGACATGGAGCACGGCCACGGCGACTACCAGACGCTCCTCGCCCAGCTCCAGGCGATCGAGGGGAGCGGGACGGTGCCGTTCGTGCGGGTCCAGGGCAACGACCCCATGGTGATCAAGCGCGTCCTCGACCTCGGCGCGTACGGCGTCATGATCCCGTGGGTGTCGGGCCGGAAGGAATGCGAGGCCGCCATCGCCGCGTGCAAGTATCCGCCCGACGGTCTCCGCGGCATGGCCGGGAGCCACCGCGCCGCCGGCTTCGGCCGGTTCGGCGCCGACTACTGGAAGCGGGCGAACACGGAGGTCCTCGTCATCGTCCAGATCGAGACCGTCGCGGCGCTCCGCGACATCGACGCGATGCTCGCCGTCCCCGGCGTGGACGTCGCCTTCGTCGGCCCCACCGATCTCTCGGCGGCCCTCGGCCACGTTGGCGATCCCAAGCACCACGAGGTCGCCGAGGCGATCGCGACGATCGAGCGGGCCGCCCAGAAGGCGGGCGTGGCGCTCGGCACGATCTCGCGCGGGGTGGAGGACGCCAAGCCGCTCTACGCCCGCGGCTATCAGATGATCACGCTTGCCTCGGACGCCGGGCTCGTCACCCAGGGCGCGGGCGCGGCGGTCACGCAGTTCCGGGTGGGCGTGAAGTGAGGGCGGTATAATCGCGCCATGCCGCGCGTCCGCGAGATCGAAGATCCCGGCGACGATCCCGTCCTGAGGGAGACGTTCGCCAAGGAGCAGGAGCTCTTCGGCTTCGTCCTCAACCCGACGAAGGTCCAGGCGCACACGCCCGGCATCATGAAGGCGGCCAAGCAGCTCTCGCTCGCCCTCGAGCGCTCGGGCCTCCTGCCCCCGGAGCTCGTGGCACTCGTCTACCTGCGCGTCGCGCTCATCAACGGCTGCCCCTTCTGAATCGACATCAACGCATCCCGTGGGATGCACGCGGGCGCGTCGCAGGACAAGGTGGCGGAGGTCGCGCGCGCGGCAACCAGTGACCTCTTCTCCGAGCGCGAGCGCGCTGCGCTCGAGTACGCGGAGGCGATGACGGTCACAGGCCGGAAGGTGAGCGACGAGCTCTTCGCGCGCGTGCGCGCCCACTTCTCCGAGGCGCAGGTGGTCGAGCTCACCGCCGCCGTCGCGCTCGAGAACTTCCGCAGCAAGTTCAACGTCGCGCTCGGCGTCGAGGCCCAGGGGTTCTGCGTGCTTCCGCGTTGAGGCTCGGCGGGCCTCACATCCTCCCGGTCGCCATGTTCGTCGGGACGTTCGCCTGGTCCTTCGTGTACGTGAGCCTCCCGTTCCACATCCAGTCCATCAGCACCGCCGACCCGGTCGCGACCCTCCGGTGGACCGGCTGGATCCTCGGGATCTCGCCGCTCGCGACCGTGGCGACGGCGCCCGCCTGGGGGCGTCTGGCGGAGCGCACGAATCCCAAGACCTGCTACGTCCTGACGCAGTGGCTCCAGGGGCTCTGCTTCTTCGGCATGGCGCTCGCGCGGACCCTCCCGGAGCTGTTCGTCTCGCGCGTGGTGCTGGGCGTGGCGGGCGCGGCCTCGACCTTCGCCTTCATCAGCGTGGGGCGATCGGAGAGCGAGAGCGAGGTGCGGCGCGAGATCGCGGCGATCCAGTCGGGGATGACGCTCGGCCAGGTGCTGGGCCCACTCGGCGGCGCGATCGCCGCGGCGCGGCTCGGCTTCCGCGCCTCGTTCGTCGTCGGCGGGCTGATCCTCTGGGGCTGCGGGATCCTGGTCGGCTGGGGGCTCCCGGCGGCGGCGGACCGGCGTGACACGACGCCGGGTGAGCGCCGGACGCGCGTCGGCGACGTGCTCGCGGTGGCCCTGATCGTCCTCGCGGGCTCGACGCAGGTCTTCTTCCTCACGTCCATCCTCCCGCAGATCCTCCCGCCGCTCGGCGTCGCCGCCGACCAGACGCTCGAGGTGGGCGGCATCCTCATCTTCGTCACGGGCGTCGCGGCCGCGATCGGCGCGCTCGCCACGAACCGTCTCGCGGAGCTCGTCCCCGAGCGTCGGCTCATCATGGGGCTCCTCCTGGCCGCGTCGGTCTTCCAGGCGGCGCTCGCGCTGCCGGGCTCGGTGTGGCTCTACGGGATCGTCCGCTTTCTCCAGGTGCTCTGCATCGCGCCGGTCTTCCCGCTCGTCATCGCGCGGATCGCCCGGCACGCGGGCGGCGGGGTGATCGGCTTCGTAAACTCGGCGCGCATGGGCGCCGCGTTCATCGGGCCCGTGATCGCGACGACCCTGCTTTCGTGGACGTCGCCGCCCGCCCTCTACCTCGTCCTCGCGGCGATGGGCGCGGCGTGCCTGCCCCTCGCTGCCATGACGCGGCCGAGGGCACGCGCGTGAGCTCCCGGCCGCTCGTCGACGTCCGCATCGAGGCCCTCGCCACGCGCGGCGGCGTGCCGCCCGGCGTCCGCGACGTCTCCATCCACGTCCGCTACGGCGAATTCTTCACGCTGCTCGGACCGCCGAAGTCGGGGAAGTCGGACGTCGTGCGCGCCGTCGCGGGCTTCCTCCGGGCGACGGCGGGCCGCGTGCTCGTGGACGGCCAGGACATCTCGGCGCTCCCCCCGGGCCGCCGCGACGTCGGCTACGTGTTCCAGGACGGCGCGCTCTGGCCGCACCTGAGCGTCGCCGAGCACATCGCGTTCGGGCTCGAGCCGCGGGGGCTCGCGGGGGCCGAGGCCGAGCGGAAGGTCGCGACCGTCGCGGGCCGCCTCGGCCTCGCCGGCCTCGAGCGGGCGCGGCCGACCGCCCTCGGCGTCGAGCAGCGGCGCCGGCTCGCCATCGCCCGCGCGCTCGCGCCGGAACCGCGGATCCTGATCCTCGACGAGCCGCTGGCGAACGTCGATCCGACCGCGCGCAAGGCGCTGCGCCTCGAGCTGGCGAAGCTCCACCGCGACCTCGCGGTGACGACGATCCACGCCACGCGCAACGCCGCCGATGCGCTCGCCCTCTCCGACCGCCTCGCGGTCATGGACGCCGGACGGGTCTTGCAGATCGGCGAGCCGGGCGAGCTCTACCACCGGCCCTCGAGCCGCGCCGTCGCCGAGGCGCTCGGCCCCGCGAACTTCCTCCCCGTGCGCGTCGTCGAGGTGCGCGAGCTCGGCGTCGTCGTCGAGACCGAGGGCGGCCACCAGGTGCCGGTCGCGGGGATCGGCGCCTTCAGGAAGGGTAGCCGCGGCCTCATGGTGCTGCGGCCCGAGGCGCTCTCGCTCGTCGAGGCGGCCATGGCGCGGGGCCCCGGCATCCCGGGGCGGGTCGCGCTGCGCGTCTTCGAGGGCGCGCGCCACCTCTACGAGATCGAGGTCGGCGGGACGGACCCCGTCCGCGTGGAGGTGCCGTCGCTCGACGAGGCGCGCGTCTTCCGCCTCGGGGACGCCGTGCGCGTGGAGGTGTCGAGCGATACGGTCGTGCTGATCCCGATGCCCGACGAGGACTAGATCGAGTAGGTCCGGTCCTGCTCGAGGATCGCGACGCGTCCCCCGCCGAACCGGTCCAGCTCCTCCGCGATCTCCTCGTGGAACTGCGGCTTCACGTGGAAGATCCAGACCGGCACCTCGGGCGGGAGCTTGTCGAGCTCACGCTGGACGAGCGAGGGCGTCAAGTGCCTGGCGATCTCGGCGAGGGGGCCGAGGCGGT
This region includes:
- a CDS encoding M28 family peptidase, with the protein product MRLLAAGLVLLAAAVAARAAEPAKAAAPLDGAAALRHVARLVAIGPRPAGSPGGAKARAYIVGALRGAGVTARVEPFETDTPHGRLAMANVVAVLPGRRPDVIVLAGHYDTKWFRDIRFVGANDGGSSAALLIELARRLAARPREYTYWVVWFDGEEARETWTDADSLYGSRFMARELARKGTLPRALIVADMIGDRDLGIRREAYSTEWLTDLIWAAAARRGEGAHFLPDALAVEDDHVPFLRLGVPSALVIDFDFPPWHTAEDTLDKVSARSLAVVGNVLLDALPAIEERLTRSPGGTR
- a CDS encoding MFS transporter, producing MRLGGPHILPVAMFVGTFAWSFVYVSLPFHIQSISTADPVATLRWTGWILGISPLATVATAPAWGRLAERTNPKTCYVLTQWLQGLCFFGMALARTLPELFVSRVVLGVAGAASTFAFISVGRSESESEVRREIAAIQSGMTLGQVLGPLGGAIAAARLGFRASFVVGGLILWGCGILVGWGLPAAADRRDTTPGERRTRVGDVLAVALIVLAGSTQVFFLTSILPQILPPLGVAADQTLEVGGILIFVTGVAAAIGALATNRLAELVPERRLIMGLLLAASVFQAALALPGSVWLYGIVRFLQVLCIAPVFPLVIARIARHAGGGVIGFVNSARMGAAFIGPVIATTLLSWTSPPALYLVLAAMGAACLPLAAMTRPRARA
- a CDS encoding aldolase/citrate lyase family protein is translated as MKTLIDNAVKRRLRAGEKTSGAWLSLCSPIAAEIMADAGFDWLLIDMEHGHGDYQTLLAQLQAIEGSGTVPFVRVQGNDPMVIKRVLDLGAYGVMIPWVSGRKECEAAIAACKYPPDGLRGMAGSHRAAGFGRFGADYWKRANTEVLVIVQIETVAALRDIDAMLAVPGVDVAFVGPTDLSAALGHVGDPKHHEVAEAIATIERAAQKAGVALGTISRGVEDAKPLYARGYQMITLASDAGLVTQGAGAAVTQFRVGVK
- a CDS encoding ABC transporter ATP-binding protein, translated to MSSRPLVDVRIEALATRGGVPPGVRDVSIHVRYGEFFTLLGPPKSGKSDVVRAVAGFLRATAGRVLVDGQDISALPPGRRDVGYVFQDGALWPHLSVAEHIAFGLEPRGLAGAEAERKVATVAGRLGLAGLERARPTALGVEQRRRLAIARALAPEPRILILDEPLANVDPTARKALRLELAKLHRDLAVTTIHATRNAADALALSDRLAVMDAGRVLQIGEPGELYHRPSSRAVAEALGPANFLPVRVVEVRELGVVVETEGGHQVPVAGIGAFRKGSRGLMVLRPEALSLVEAAMARGPGIPGRVALRVFEGARHLYEIEVGGTDPVRVEVPSLDEARVFRLGDAVRVEVSSDTVVLIPMPDED
- a CDS encoding methyltransferase domain-containing protein produces the protein MAAESLHPDPWRDIDAQPDAARMANSLELRGRTPAQTRLRRRFLRFVPVRSSARVLEVGCGTGVVLRDLAALVGRRGSVVGVDPSLTILKLARTLCRAGPGGRITLRHGDGAKLPFGAGRFDVALAITVILHVADPLRVVQEMARLVKRGGSVGLQDQDFGMVAVTHPDRALTERIMREVAARIYEEPYSGRRLPALLREAGLTRVRLLTDVFQDTTLEPWTKTFLERRAESAVRFGLVDAGTAQSWLDGFTVLVAQGAFVLTMNYYGAVGVKP